Proteins found in one Misgurnus anguillicaudatus chromosome 3, ASM2758022v2, whole genome shotgun sequence genomic segment:
- the serhl gene encoding serine hydrolase-like protein — protein MQGIRLIPAFKGLRHFATTTMRRAVSEFQMTVPWGEVRGQVWGPAHGRPVLCLHGWADNSGTFNRLIPLLPNDWRFVAIDFAGHGLSSHRAAGCFYLFTLYVADVRRVIEALQWKRFSIIGHSMGGNVAGMFSALYPEMVESLVILDSYGFLPTKMNSIMDYMQQGIDGIVQYEKGSAERTEKVYTYENAKQRLMAANRFLSEESADILLERAVREVEGGVVFNRDFRINLRNVAMVTLEQSLFMQTKIQARVMLLKASQGFDKQFPFHYGYADALQKGWLEQKATIVDVEGDHHVHLNNPETVAPLITDFLQSHSTDQAKNDSDGQTAKL, from the exons ATGCAAGGTATCAGACTGATTCCTGCGTTTAAAGGTCTCAGACACTTTGCCACAACTACGATGAGGCGAGCAG TGTCTGAGTTTCAGATGACTGTCCCATGGGGAGAGGTCAGAGGTCAAGTTTGGGGACCTGCTCATGGTCGTCCGGTGCTCTGCTTGCATGGTTGGGCAGACAACAGTGGAACTTTTAATAGGCTGATTCCACTTCTTCCAAATG ACTGGAGATTTGTCGCCATTGATTTTGCGGGTCATGGCCTGTCCTCCCATAGGGCTGCTGGTTGTTTTTACCTCTTCACTTTGTATGTGGCAGATGTTCGGCGCGTTATTGAAG CTCTTCAATGGAAGCGGTTCTCCATAATTGGACATAGTATGG GTGGGAATGTGGCAGGAATG TTCAGTGCACTGTACCCCGAGATGGTTGAATCTTTAGTTATCTTGGATTCTTATGGATTCCTCCCAACCAAAATG AATTCCATAATGGATTACATGCAACAAGGGATAGATGGGATAGTCCAATATGAAAAAGGGTCGGCTGAACGGACAGAGAAGGTGTACACGTATGAGAATGCCAAACAGag GTTAATGGCTGCAAACCGTTTCCTTTCTGAAGAGTCTGCAGACATCCTTTTAGAGCGAGCAGTTCGGGAAGTTGAGGGAG GAGTGGTATTCAACCGAGACTTCAGAATTAACCTG AGAAACGTAGCAATGGTTACGCTGGAACAGAGCCTGTTTATGCAGACTAAAATTCAAGCCAGAGTGATGTTACTTAA GGCAAGCCAAGGGTTTGATAAACAGTTCCCTTTTCATTATGGATATGCAGATGCCCTTCAGAAGGGTTGGTTAGAGCAGAAA GCCACCATTGTAGACGTAGAAGGAGACCATCACGTTCATCTCAACAATCCAGAGACCGTTGCCCCCTTAATCACTGATTTTCTTCAGTCTCACAGTACTGACCAGGCAAAGAATGACAGTGATGGACAGACCGCCAAATTATAA
- the LOC141359294 gene encoding small integral membrane protein 45, whose amino-acid sequence MPWMFLDWFVPVYLLVSILVLAGFGACLYFLEPGLQEAHKWSNKSLRRQQMVPMRQTHSRDDDSNALL is encoded by the coding sequence ATGCCTTGGATGTTTCTGGATTGGTTTGTCCCTGTCTATCTGCTGGTCTCTATCCTCGTACTGGCTGGTTTTGGAGCCTGTCTGTATTTCCTAGAGCCGGGTCTTCAGGAGGCTCACAAATGGAGCAACAAGTCACTGAGACGCCAACAGATGGTCCCCATGAGGCAAACACATTCCAGGGACGACGACAGCAATGCTTTGCTATGA
- the trappc5 gene encoding trafficking protein particle complex subunit 5: MEVRFTRGKSAILERSLTRPKTEVSVSAFALLFSEMVQYCQSRVYSVSELQARLADMGQGVGASLLDVLVLREKNGKRETKVLNILLFIKVNVWKSLFGKEADKLEQANDDDKTYYIIEKEPLINAYISVPKENSTLNCAAFTGGIVEAILTHSGFPAKVTVHWHKGTTLMIKFDEAVIARDKALDGR; encoded by the exons ATGGAGGTTCGCTTTACGCGAGGCAAATCTGCCATCCTGGAGCGCTCGCTCACGCGTCCCAAGACCGAGGTGAGCGTGAGCGCGTTTGCGTTGCTGTTCTCCGAGATGGTGCAGTACTGCCAGAGCCGCGTGTATTCGGTGTCTGAGCTCCAGGCCCGGCTGGCTGACATGGGTCAGGGTGTTGGAGCAAGTCTCCTGGATGTTCTTGTGTTGAGAGAGAAAAATGGAAAAAGAGAGACCAAAGTGCTTAACATACTTCTTTTTATTAAG GTAAATGTATGGAAATCATTGTTTGGCAAGGAAGCTGACAAGTTGGAACAAGCCAATGATGATGACAAAACGTACTACATCATTGAAAAGGAACCGCTAATAAATGCCTACATATCAGTACCAAAAGAGAACAGCACTTTAAACTGTGCAGCCTTTACGGGTGGCATCGTGGAAGCTATTTTAACCCACAGTGGCTTCCCAGCAAAAGTTACTGTTCACTGGCATAAGGGGACCACACTTATGATCAAGTTTGATGAGGCAGTCATTGCTCGTGATAAAGCTCTTGATGGCAGGTAG